CCAAGTTGAACAATAGCAAGGCAATTAGTATGCAGGATAGAAATTTTTATCCTTTCATCCCCTATCACTTGCTATTTCTGCTCTGCGGGTAAAATTAAGTTTTGAATCCAAGCCATTAATTTGTCGAGCAACAAACCCACAACACCGATATAAATCAGAGCTAGAATTACTTCACTAACGTTGTTATTCTGGTAAGCATTCCAGATGAAGAAACCAATACCGACAATACCAGACATAACGATTTCTGCTGCGATAATCGCTAACCAAGCTAAACCGATGGCAATTCTCAAGCCAGTGAAGATATAGGGTAAAGCTGAGGGAATCAGAATGTTTAAAAAGTACTCTTTTTGACTTAATTGTAGTACTTTGGCAACGTTGTTATAGTCCTGGGGAATTTGGGTGACACCCACGGCAGTGTTAATCAGGATGGGCCAAATTGCTGTGATGAAAATTACAAATAATGCGGCGGGTTCGTTTTGTCGTAATGCGGCTAAGGAAATCGGAACCCATGCTAAAGGTGGTACAGTTCTCAGTAGTTGGAACAATGGGTCAAGGGCTTTAGACATGGTTTTGTTGACACCAATTAAAATCCCGACCCCAATACCAACAATTGCCGCTAGGGTGTAGCTAATCACAACCCTTTGTAAGCTAGCAAATACTTGCCAGAACAACCCTTTATCAATACCACCCTTATCATAGAAAGGATAGAGAATTAATATCCAAGTATCTTGAACAACTTGAATCGGACCAGGTAAGGTTGCTCCAGGGAGTAAGGAAAATAATTGCCAAATTGCCAGGAAAACTAAAATGGCGATCGCTGGAGGGATGAGATTGGGAAGTTGTTTCTGTAATTTTACTAAAAAGCTATTATCTAAGCCTTGAGAATTGCGCCTTGTTGCTGTCACCATGGGTTGATACTTTCCTTGATTTTAAGACTTTGGGGATATTTTCAGACAATCGGAACTAAATTACTAAACTTGTACTTTCTTGATTTTCAAGCTCTTGAGATATTCTTCTGGTTTCTCTGGGTCAAATTTTACACCATCGAAGAATTCTTCGACACCGCGAGATGTGGAGGTGGGGATATCTGCGGCAGCTATTCCTAATTCTGTGGCTGCTTGCTTCCAAATATCTTCGCGGTTGACTTTTTTGATTAATTCTTTAGCTTTCGTCGCACCATTATCTAGGTAATCCTTAGGTAAGAATCCCCAACGGACATTCTCGGTAATAAACCATAAGTCATGGCTTTGGTAAGGATAGGAAACACTACCTTTGGAATCTTTCCAGTAGTAAGCAGCCATGGTTTTATCATCAATGGTTCTACCATCTCCCATATCGTATTTACCTTGGTATGGGTTGTCTAAGATATCAGCAGGCAGATTGAAGTAATTTCTTCCCGATAAAATTTGTGCTGCTTCCTTGCGGTTGTCAAAATTATCTAACCACTGTTGGGCTTCCATGATACCTTTGAGCAGTGCTTTGGTGGCTTTGGGATTTTTGTCTACCCAATCTGCACGCATCGCAAAATATTCTTCTGGATGCGCTTTCCAAATTTCTGCTGTCAATGCTGCCATGAAACCAATCTTATCTTTCACCAAACGGTAGGGCCATGGGTCACCTGTGCTGAACGCATCCATACTGCCTGTTTTCATATTCGCTACGGTTTGAGCAGCTGGTACTGTCAACAACTTCACATCACTATCGGGGTCAATTCCACCAGCAGCTAACCAATAACGAATCCATAAATCTTGGTTAACGTGGGGGAAGGTGAAAGCTGCGGTAAAAGGAGTTGTTGTAGATTTGAGCTGGCTAAATAAAGCTTTGGCTCCATCCAGTTTTAAACCTATACCTTTTCCTTGATGTTTATTGGCGATCGCAATCCCATTTCCATGGGTGATTAATTGCGCCAATACATACATTGGAATCTTCTGATTCCCTTTAGTAATTAAACCTTCAGTGATTAAATGGGGCATGGGCATTTGCCATTGTCCACCATCAATTCCACCCCCAGCAGAACCAATTTCTACGTTATCTCTGGCAGAACCCCAGGAAGCTTGTTTGGCTAAATCTACTCCTGTCATGCCATATTTTGCAAAGAAGCCTTTTTCCTTGGCAATAATTAAGGGAGCTGACTCAACAATCGGAATATATCCTAACTTGACATTTGGTGTTTCTGGGGCTTGTTCTGGGCTAATATTTGCCACAGGTTGGGCAGTTGTTTGGGAAGTAGTTGTATTTCCAGTTTCTGGAGGATTGCCTAAACAACCTTTAAGAAACACTGCACCAGCAGAAGCTCCAGCGGTGATAATAAACTTGCGTCGAGTCAGATGGTTGAAAAAATCACTCATAGTTTCCCCTCTCCTAATTTGCATTTTTAGGCATGACAAGCAAGCAAGAAAACCAGATATTCCTTGCTGAAAAAGGCAGATTTGCAGTTTTAGATATGTGAACCTAAGCCAGACTCAAATTGAGGTGGCTCTTTAATCACATATATGAAAATCGATAATTGTTTGCCCTTTGTCTGAATTTAATTCTGCGTTGAAATTAGTTTACAAGCTTTAATGTCAATTTGGTTCATTTCCAACTGCCATTTTTAAAATAAATATTAGATTACTCATATAAGTAAAAGTTTATGATGATTCTCAAAATAGCCTTGTAACTATTGATGGATAGATTTGAATCTATTGTTTGTATTATCTTTGGTCTATGCTATGCAAAAGGTTTATTGGTCGCATAGACTTAAAGCTATTAAATAATGTCAACTTAGTTATTCCTGGTGGAAATAATCACAAGATTTCTGCGAGAATATTGATGATAACCATAGGTCTATTCTTGGTATTTCAAGACCTTAGAAAAGTAATAGTAATCATAGATTTATATAGGAAAAATTCCTAATTTAGCTCAACGGAATAATGTAAAGAAATACAAAGTTATCGTATTCTTGTGCTTGATTTGTGGGTTGTAAATATCACACATCCAGGGAGCAGAAGTATCAGCAGTTAACAGTCAAACGCCTGGACAATCCCGGTATTTATACTGATAGCTTCAAGTATTGATGAAGATTGTGCAAATACTGTCACTTACCTGCGTAAAATTGGCGATCGCCAATGATAAGTATATATAAGGCTGCATAGGGGCGTATCTATTTCCAGCTTTCTCAGAAATATCATCAATAAGCTCTGAAACTTGCGAGTCATCACACAATGCATAATCTCAGTACTTACCTGCAACTCATGTTTAATGTAAATAAATCTTTACTGAAAAATTCCCTCCAACCCAGAGTCACCTTATCTTTGGCGTTTGCCAGCTTACTGATGACAATTAACCTGGGAAGTATTTCCCAAGTATCAGCAAAAGAAAAAGTTATTCCTGCCAAATCCTTTAATACATCCGTAAGTCACCTGAAATCCAATGTTAAGCAAAAACCGCGCATCGCTGTTCTCGACTTTGAATATAGCAGCGTTGCCAACGAGTGGAGATGGTGGTTAGATGGCAATGCCAAGGGTGTCAGTGACATCATGGTGAATAAATTAGTCGAAGGTGGCAATTTCACAGTCATTGAACGTAGTAAAATTGACGCAATTCTCAGAGAACAGAATTTTGGATTATCTGGCAGAGTCGATGCTACTACTGCCGCACAAATTGGTAAAATCCTGGGTGTTGATACTATTTTGATTGGCTCTGTTACAGGTTTTAACATTGAACAAGATGGTGGGGGTGTCAATGTTCCCTTTATTGGTAGAGTTGGTGGTGGACAAACTAAGGCAAACGTCAAATTAAATGTGCGTTTAGTCAATACCAGCACCGCAGAAATCCTAATGACTGCCGAGGGAAATGGTTCATCCAGTCGCGGAGACGGTTCAATTAATATTCGTGGTTACGGAGTTGATACCAGTTCTCGCAAAGAAGCCAAATTATTGACAAATGCTACCGTTGATGCAATCAATCAAGTGGTAGAAAAATTAAATACAGGTTCGACAAAATTAGCTGCTGCACCCAGAGCGGTACCGAGAATTAATGCTTTAGTTGCGGATATCGCTGGGAATACAGTGATTCTGAACAAAGGTACGACGGAAGGTTTTCAACAGGGAATGAAATTATCTATTGAACGGGTGACAAGACAAGTTAAAGATCCTTCCACAGGTAAGATAATTCGTCAAGTTACCCAGCCTATGGGTATGATTGAAATTACCGAGGCTGATGCTGAATCTAGTGTAGGCAAAATTCTTTCGGGTGGTAGATTTAAAGTCGGAGATATTGCTAAACCAGTCGAATAGATATTTGCAAAAAGTTTATATCACTCCTGGAAATTTATTAATACTAGATTCCTAGGAGTGTTAATTTGAATAGTTGATTGAAAAAACAAGTCCATAAAAATGTTTCTAGTTGCGCTTTATCACTTTCTCAAAATCTCATGCGCCAATTTCAGATTTATTTGATAAATCATCCCTACAGATATTTCTCCATAACATAATTAATAAAAGTCTCCCCTCGACATTCTACCTCTTGCTTTTGTACCACCATAAAACCTAAGTGTTGAAAAAATGGCTTGGCTGTAATACTGACTTCTGAATACAAGCGCTGAATTCCTAGCTCCAGAGCTTTCCCTTCAATGGCTGCATAAATCTTCCTTCCAACTCCCATTCGTTGATAACTTTTATGGCAATAGAAACAATCAATATGTCCATTGGCTTCTAACTCTCCGAAACCTGCAATTTCTCCCCTATTATCTGCGACAAAAGTAAATCTTTCTGAGCAAATTTTGCTCCAATCCCGAAAATTTATGTCATCTGGTGCCCATGCTTGTACTTGATTGGGGGAGTAATCAGAGATATTCACTTCTCGTACAGTTTGATGAAATAAAAGAGCAATTTGTGAACTATCTTGCTCTTGAAATAACCTGATTTGCATAAGAATAATTCCATTTACAGCATATTCTCTTGCCATGATTTACTCATAAACAACAATGACAGCTTCACTATAATTGCAGATATTAATGCTATCTCTACTTATCTGCTATATTTCGCTATCTAGATAAACCTCATTTTTTTCAGTGAAGCACATCGCAATATTTTTTTCATAATAAGCTGCTTCATTAATAAAGACTGGGTAAACTATTGATTCACCTTCATAGAGAATCTCATGGTTATCAAAGGTAATAAACATCGGTTCTCCTGGGTGTAATGGTTCATAATCCCGATTTTGTAAATTAGGATGTACCATTGCTGCAAGATTCCCGTGCTTATCTCTAGGATAATCTATATGAGTGAGGTGTTTATAGGTGGTTATGGGTTGATTAATTGTGAGATTTTCTCCTAGGTTAAGTTTATCTAGTAAATCTAGAACTTGATAAACTAAAGTTTCGGTTTGCTGAAATAAATTTGCCAGTAACACACCCTGGGGAATAGCACCTACCTCAATAGCAAATCCTAACTCACATAAAGAATTCAGGAAAGGGCTTTTTGCGGTAGCATCAAAGGAGCAAGCATAGATTTTAACCAAGGGATTAATTTGTTGCAAGAGGGCAGCAATTTTGAAATTAAAGGGATGATGATTATCCAAGATAATTGTCAATCCCATATTCGATGTGGTGCTATGCAAATCTAAAATAAAATCTGTCCGCGTTGTGGAATTGCGAACTAATTTCTCGGATATTGACTTTGCAAGTTGTTCCTCATAACTATTTTTGCTCTCATCTTGTAAATCTTGGGGCAAAAAACAGCGATTCAAGTCTGTATCAATATATCTTCTGACGGCTTGAAATGCTTGGGGATTGGCAAGAAAAGTAATGGTTTCAAAACTTCTTCTTTGGATGAGGTGGGGAAACTGAGTCAACTTTTGCACTAAGTAAGCACCAATAAACTCGTTGCCATGGGTTCCCCCAGCGATCGCCACTCGGTGAATTTGGTTCATAAGCACACCTGTGTTGTACTAGTATTAATGTGGAATTATTGAGTTTTATTAAGTCAAAGTTATGAAGTGTGGGCAAATCTTGGCTGGTTTTATTCTAATGCTTGTGTTGTTTTTGTTTCCTCTATCCGCAGAAGCAGCGAGTTCATCAGGTGTTACAGGTACGATGAAAGTACAACGTATCGTCGATCAGGATTTCTCTGGGCAAAGTTTAGTAGGTATGGAATATACCAATGTCAAATTAGAAAATGCTAACTTCAGCAACTCTGATTTACGTGGGGGTGTATTTAATGGTTCTTTGCTGAAGGGAGTAAATATGCATGGGATGGATTTCAGTAATGGTATTGCCTATTTAGTAGAATTCAAAGGGGCAAATTTGAGTGACGCAATTCTCTCAGATGCAATGATGTTACGTTCTCGTTTTGACGATGTGGATGTGACTGGTGCTGATTTTACCAATGCAATCCTCGATATTACTGAAGTCAATAAACTTTGTCTCACTGCTAGTGGAGTCAACCCTAAAACAGGTGTCTCTACCCGTGAGTCTTTGGGATGTAAGTGAAGTCGGTGATGGTTGATAGCTGAAAACTAGCTTTTAGCAAAACCCTATTCCTATATTCCAGAGGAATGAAAAATTCCCAATAATAAAGACGCTCTCAACAAGCGTCTTTGGAAAATATGAATGGGAAAATCTCTTAAAAGTTAGGTAGTGGTAAAGCTGCGAGGCTACCAACAAGACTACCAGCAATATTCAAGGCTAAAAAGGCAAGAATGGGAGAAAAATCCATACCGCCAATGGGGGGAATAATATTACGGAAGAGGTTTAGATAGGGATCGCTGATTTGACTTAAAGCTGCAAAGGGTTGATTGTACCAATTAATATTGGGAAACCAAGTCAAGAGAACACGGATAATCAGTAAGGTGCTGTAAATTTGGATGAAAGTCGCTAGGGTGGTGATTAGTAAATACATGGGTGAGTCTTTTCTCGATTAAGTGTTAATAACAGTCTTATTTTGATTTTAAGGTAGGTAAGAGCGTCCTGGTTGCGAAGTTACGTCAAAGGAATGCTTACTCCCTGATCAGGGATGACGATGCAGCTCGCTCTACCTGTTGTGAACTCCCGCTTCCATTGACACTACCTAATTGCTGCCGAACTTCATCAATTGTGGCATTCAACTGAGCAATTTTATCTTCTAGCGATCGCCGTGCCACCTCCATATCCATACCCTCTGTTTGCACGGCTTTCATCTGCTTTCTTTTAATTAAAGCTTTTTTCCCTTCTAGAGAATTGGATACAGCTTGCTGCTCATCCTCCTCTAATGCTTCATCCCGTCGAGAAGTGAGTACTACTCCTAAAACTCCTCCGACGACTCCGCCGAATATCGCTCCGGCTAAAAAACCACTTGCAAAACCATCTCGCTGACTCATATGTTTACCACCATATCTAAACGCAGCATTTTTGTTTTGTTAAGCCACTGTTTATTCCTAGCTGCATCCTAGCTTAAGTCCCAAAAATGCGATCGCCGGCATCTCCTAAACCAGGAAGAATAAACCCCTGATCATTAACCTCCTCATCAATAGTAGCAGCGTAAATAATCAAACCAGGATAAGCAGCACTTAATTTCTGTAGCGCTGGTGGAGCAGCCACTACACAGACAATTCTGGTTAAACTTGGGTCTACACCCCTTTGTATCAATTCATGCATTGTTGCCATCATCGACCCACCTGTGGCTAACATCGGGTCAGTAATTAACACCCTAGTTTCAGGGTCAAATTTTTCTGGCAACTTATTCAAATAACACATAGGTTGAAGAGTTTGCTCATTTCGCACCAAGCCTAAATGGTAAATAGATGCTAATGGCAGCAATGTCTGCGCCCCTTCTAGTAACCCTAAACCCGCCCGCAGGATTGGTACTACTGCCATAGGAACTTCAGGATTAATCAGCGTTGCGGGTGCAACCCCCAAAGGAGTTTGTACTGTGGCATCTTGAGTCGCTAACCATTCGCGGGCAGCTTCATAGGTTAACCAACGCCCTAGTTCAGTCATCGCACTGCGAAATAAAACTGAGGGTGTAGCAGCATCACGGGCTACAGCCAGCCAATGCTTGATTAAGGGATGGGGTGGAACATAAACACGCAATTGTTGCGTCATAACCGAAAATAGGCGCTTAGTAAACTGTAAAACAACTGAAACATCATCATACTCTTTCCTGTGTGCGACTGACTAAATATAAGGCGGAATTGGGGGAAAGAAGCAATCGAGTCTAAGCAAAAGTCAACAACAAATTTCAGGCTATTGCTAAATACTTTCATTAGTAGTTGACATTTATTATCAATGACTTTATATTACTGATTAGTGTTCTCCTCTCTTTAAGGATCGGCAGACGGGATCAGCCAGCGATCGCAGGCTTGTCCCTCTTTTTTTCTTGAGTGAGGAAGAATAGGGAAAACAGAAGCAGGGATAGGGACACCACAATTTGGGATAATTATTGCTGTTCTTCCAGTCTCAAAGCTGAAATTCCTCTATGTCTGATTCTGCCTTCGATGTAATTGTCATTGGTTCCGGAATAGGTGGTCTAGTTACAGCCACTCAGTTAGCATCCAAGGGAGCAAAAGTACTAGTACTAGAAAGCTATCTTATCCCCGGAGGTAGCGCTGGTTACTTTGACAGACAGGGCTATCGTTTTGATGTCGGCGCTTCTATGATTTTCGGTTTTGGTCAACGGGGTACGACAAATTTACTTACTCGCGCCTTAGATGCTGTAGGTATGAGTCTGGAAGTCATCCCTGATGCTGTACAAATTCACTACCACTTGCCCCAGGGATTAGACCTGAAAGTAGACCGAGATTACGAGCAGTTTTTATACAATTTAATTAGTCATTTTCCCCAGGAAGCCCAGGGGATTCGGCGCTTCTACGGTGAATGTCAGAAAGTATTTAAATGCCTCAACTCTATGGAGTTACTTTCCCTGGAAGAACCCAAATATCTGCTACGCATGTTTTTCAAGCATCCCTGGTCTTGTTTCGGTTTACTAGCTTACCTGCCGAAAAATGCGGGAGACATTGCTCGACGCTACATCAAAGACCCGCAACTACTGAAATTTATTGATATGGAATGCTACTGCTGGTCTACAGTTCCGGCAGAGATGACACCAATGATTAACGCTGGCATGGTATTCTCAGACAGGCACTATGGGGGTGTTAACTATCCTAAAGGCGGGGTAGGGCAAATTGCTGAAAAGCTGGTGGAGGGTTTACTAGCTCACGGAAGTCAAATCAGATACCAGTCCAGGGTAAATCAGATATTGATGCAACAGGGGAAGGCAGTTGGTGTCAAATTAGTCGATGGCAAGATTTTTTATGGTCGGCGGATTGTCTCAAATGCAACTCGTTGGGATACATTTTCTAAGCTAATTTCTCAAGAATTCCTCCCAGTAACTGAGAAAAAATGGCAGCAAAACTATGAAAAATCACCCAGCTTTCTCAGCTTGCACATGGGTATAGATAGGAATTTATTGCCAGAAAATACGGAATGTCACCATATCTTGCTGGAAAATTGGCAAAATATGACCAATGCCGAAGGTACGATTTTCGTCTCCATACCCACCCTCTTAGATCCAGAATTAGCACCTCCAGGATGCCATATTATCCATGCATTTACACCAGATTGGATTGAGCGATGGCAGGGACTTTCTGCTCAGGATTACGCAGCAGCAAAGGAAGCAGCAGCAGAACGGATTATTTCTCGACTGGAGAAAATATTTCCTGGTTTAGATGCTGCCTTAGATTACTTGGAAATTGGCACACCTCGCACCCATCAACGTTTCTTAGGGAGGGTAGATGGAACTTATGGTCCGATTCCCCGCAGAAAATTGCCTGGTTTGTTAAAAATGCCTTTTAATCGCACAGCAATCCCCGGATTATATTGTGTGGGGGATAGTACTTTTCCTGGTCAAGGTTTGAATGCTGTAGCTTTTTCTGGCTTCGCTTGCGCTCATCGAATTGCCGCAGATTTAGGAATTGATTGAAGTTGAATGTGGTTATGTGTATTTTAATTAAATTTATTCCTGAAGTCTTGATAATTTTCAATATTTAATCAAGTTTGACGGGCTGTCTATTGACGCTGGGATAATTTTTGCTAAATAATACCAGCAAAGAATTCAGTGTTATACTCACTGAAGAAAATCATCCCTTAAAATATCTTCAATTCCCATATTTCTACTTGTAATTCACCTCTGGAGTCATCTGCATAATGGATTGTAAAACAGCTACTTTGGTATATCAGGCAGAAAACTATCTAGAAAAAATTCGAGAAATTTTTCCTGAAGCTTGGGAATTTTTAGAAGCACAATCCTTTGGTTATGTGCAAAGTCAACCCAATAATTTTGATGCGGCTATCAAAACTATGGTTGGTGAAACTGGGTTTAAATTTAGGATGGTACACCGTGATGATAAAGACCAGTTAACCAAGGATTTGGGCGATTTATTAGGAGATATTACCTCTCGACTGCTGTTAGAAAAACATTTTTCCCAGTTAGTTGGTCAACCAATCTTTTTCAGTACAATTTGTTGTAATAGCCATTTGACATCTGACCATGAATTAACTTTGGAAGAAGTTTTACCTTTGCAGTGTGCAGCAGTGAAGTTACAGTTAAATTTCCTTTAGGATAGTTCATGGTTCGTATTTGACAACAACTTGTTGGGAGAGTAGGGAGTCTGCACAGTTAGGATTCCCTGCAATTTTCTGGCAAGTTTTTCTTGATAGGGAAACACCAATAATAACTCGGATACGTAAACCGTATTCAGTGGGGTAAACTTGATAGATTAGAGGTCTTCTGACTTTTCGTACCAGTCCCACTGTATAAGCTGGTGTGGCGCAGATGAGAGCTTTTTTATTGGGGGGTATATAATAGTCGATAAAGAAATCATCATCTTTGGGGTATTTAGTCCAACCACTGCTGATGGGTTTAGTAGACCAAGATAAACATCGAGAGTCTAATCCTTTATCATTCCATTTTCCCTCATCCACTACCAATTGACTTTGTAGCTGGGGATTTTCAATTTTGGCAGCTTCCTGGGCGGCTAATTTTTCATTAATATCAGTGATATCGATATTTCTGACTCTCAGGAAATAAGTAAAGAAAGAAATATAGCTAATAAGGGCGATCGCCCCGAATCCGAAGCAAGCAATAATGATAATTATCCGGGGATGAAGCCTAAATTTTTTGATCATGATGTATGCAGTATTATTTATCCATGAATATAATTTTCTGAGTCATTTCCCCATATTAGATAATCACATTGTTAAATGAGTATTCCTGAAGGTTTGGTAAAAATGTAACTATTCGATGATAGCTGATAGGCTGGAAACTTGACCCTGGTTTTCGCTAAAATCATCAAATATAAACATCACTAATGGGATGAGATGTTAGACATTTCCCAACCTTCATTGCGTCAAACTGCTATCAATTTTTTATTAGCTCCCCCAGAGGAAAGATTATTAACATTAGAAAAATTAGGAATTGCTCGCTATCACTTTTTAACAAAACTCCAGTTACAGGAAGGGAATATTAACTGTGTCATGAGATTTTTGGAAAATCCGGAAAGAGTCAAATTTCCCATGCTAAAAAATGCTGATTTATCTGGCTTAATTTTAGATGATAGTAATTTTATTCGAGGAAATTTTACAGAGGCAAACCTTCAGGGTTGTAGTTTAATAAATGCTGACTTAATCTTTGCAAATTTTACCGGAGCAGATTTAAGACAGGCAAATTTAACTGGTGCAACATTAAATGAAAGCATTTGGCATCAGACTTTGGTGATTGATTGTTGTCTAGGTCAAGGAATTGGTTTAACGGTATGGCAACGTAAAGATTTACAAAATCGTGGCGCAAGGTTTATAACTTCATCGGATGATGGGTAAAAGCAGTAAAAAAAGAGAATTTGCCAATCATGGACGGAGCAATAAAACTACCCAAAAAATTGATGTTACTTGGTTCTGGTGAACTGGGTAAGGAATTTGTAATTGCAGCTCAACGTCTGGGTAATTATATTATTGCTGTTGACCGTTATGCTAACGCTCCGGCAATGCAAGTTGCTGATGTTGCTGAGGTAATTTCGATGCTGAGTGCAGAGGATTTAGATAGGGTTGTCAATAAGTATCAACCTGATTTAATTATCCCCGAAATTGAGGCAATTAGAACTGAGAAATTAGTGGAATTTGAGGAAAGGGGAATTACGGTAATTCCTACGGCAGCAGCGACTAATTACACCATGAATCGGGATAGAATTAGAGAGTTAGCCCATCATGAATTAGGGATAAGAACTGCGAAGTATGGGTATGCATCAACTTTGGAAGAATTGATAGCAGTAAGTGCAGAAATTGGTTTTCCAAATGTAGTTAAACCAGTAATGTCTTCCTCCGGTAAAGGGCAATCGGTTGTTAGGGAAAATACGGAAGTAGAAACAGCTTGGAACTATGCGATCGCGGGTTCCCGTGGTGATAGTCAAAAAGTGATTGTGGAAGAATTTATTGACTTTGAAATTGAGATTACATTATTAACAATCAAACAATGGAATGCTCCTACCATTTTCTGTTCACCAATTGGTCATCGACAGGAAAG
The Calothrix sp. 336/3 DNA segment above includes these coding regions:
- the ntrB gene encoding nitrate ABC transporter permease: MVTATRRNSQGLDNSFLVKLQKQLPNLIPPAIAILVFLAIWQLFSLLPGATLPGPIQVVQDTWILILYPFYDKGGIDKGLFWQVFASLQRVVISYTLAAIVGIGVGILIGVNKTMSKALDPLFQLLRTVPPLAWVPISLAALRQNEPAALFVIFITAIWPILINTAVGVTQIPQDYNNVAKVLQLSQKEYFLNILIPSALPYIFTGLRIAIGLAWLAIIAAEIVMSGIVGIGFFIWNAYQNNNVSEVILALIYIGVVGLLLDKLMAWIQNLILPAEQK
- a CDS encoding CmpA/NrtA family ABC transporter substrate-binding protein, encoding MSDFFNHLTRRKFIITAGASAGAVFLKGCLGNPPETGNTTTSQTTAQPVANISPEQAPETPNVKLGYIPIVESAPLIIAKEKGFFAKYGMTGVDLAKQASWGSARDNVEIGSAGGGIDGGQWQMPMPHLITEGLITKGNQKIPMYVLAQLITHGNGIAIANKHQGKGIGLKLDGAKALFSQLKSTTTPFTAAFTFPHVNQDLWIRYWLAAGGIDPDSDVKLLTVPAAQTVANMKTGSMDAFSTGDPWPYRLVKDKIGFMAALTAEIWKAHPEEYFAMRADWVDKNPKATKALLKGIMEAQQWLDNFDNRKEAAQILSGRNYFNLPADILDNPYQGKYDMGDGRTIDDKTMAAYYWKDSKGSVSYPYQSHDLWFITENVRWGFLPKDYLDNGATKAKELIKKVNREDIWKQAATELGIAAADIPTSTSRGVEEFFDGVKFDPEKPEEYLKSLKIKKVQV
- a CDS encoding CsgG/HfaB family protein produces the protein MHNLSTYLQLMFNVNKSLLKNSLQPRVTLSLAFASLLMTINLGSISQVSAKEKVIPAKSFNTSVSHLKSNVKQKPRIAVLDFEYSSVANEWRWWLDGNAKGVSDIMVNKLVEGGNFTVIERSKIDAILREQNFGLSGRVDATTAAQIGKILGVDTILIGSVTGFNIEQDGGGVNVPFIGRVGGGQTKANVKLNVRLVNTSTAEILMTAEGNGSSSRGDGSINIRGYGVDTSSRKEAKLLTNATVDAINQVVEKLNTGSTKLAAAPRAVPRINALVADIAGNTVILNKGTTEGFQQGMKLSIERVTRQVKDPSTGKIIRQVTQPMGMIEITEADAESSVGKILSGGRFKVGDIAKPVE
- a CDS encoding GNAT family N-acetyltransferase, with product MAREYAVNGIILMQIRLFQEQDSSQIALLFHQTVREVNISDYSPNQVQAWAPDDINFRDWSKICSERFTFVADNRGEIAGFGELEANGHIDCFYCHKSYQRMGVGRKIYAAIEGKALELGIQRLYSEVSITAKPFFQHLGFMVVQKQEVECRGETFINYVMEKYL
- a CDS encoding aspartoacylase, producing MNQIHRVAIAGGTHGNEFIGAYLVQKLTQFPHLIQRRSFETITFLANPQAFQAVRRYIDTDLNRCFLPQDLQDESKNSYEEQLAKSISEKLVRNSTTRTDFILDLHSTTSNMGLTIILDNHHPFNFKIAALLQQINPLVKIYACSFDATAKSPFLNSLCELGFAIEVGAIPQGVLLANLFQQTETLVYQVLDLLDKLNLGENLTINQPITTYKHLTHIDYPRDKHGNLAAMVHPNLQNRDYEPLHPGEPMFITFDNHEILYEGESIVYPVFINEAAYYEKNIAMCFTEKNEVYLDSEI
- a CDS encoding pentapeptide repeat-containing protein, producing MKCGQILAGFILMLVLFLFPLSAEAASSSGVTGTMKVQRIVDQDFSGQSLVGMEYTNVKLENANFSNSDLRGGVFNGSLLKGVNMHGMDFSNGIAYLVEFKGANLSDAILSDAMMLRSRFDDVDVTGADFTNAILDITEVNKLCLTASGVNPKTGVSTRESLGCK
- a CDS encoding YggT family protein, with amino-acid sequence MYLLITTLATFIQIYSTLLIIRVLLTWFPNINWYNQPFAALSQISDPYLNLFRNIIPPIGGMDFSPILAFLALNIAGSLVGSLAALPLPNF
- the upp gene encoding uracil phosphoribosyltransferase; protein product: MTQQLRVYVPPHPLIKHWLAVARDAATPSVLFRSAMTELGRWLTYEAAREWLATQDATVQTPLGVAPATLINPEVPMAVVPILRAGLGLLEGAQTLLPLASIYHLGLVRNEQTLQPMCYLNKLPEKFDPETRVLITDPMLATGGSMMATMHELIQRGVDPSLTRIVCVVAAPPALQKLSAAYPGLIIYAATIDEEVNDQGFILPGLGDAGDRIFGT
- the crtH gene encoding carotenoid isomerase, giving the protein MSDSAFDVIVIGSGIGGLVTATQLASKGAKVLVLESYLIPGGSAGYFDRQGYRFDVGASMIFGFGQRGTTNLLTRALDAVGMSLEVIPDAVQIHYHLPQGLDLKVDRDYEQFLYNLISHFPQEAQGIRRFYGECQKVFKCLNSMELLSLEEPKYLLRMFFKHPWSCFGLLAYLPKNAGDIARRYIKDPQLLKFIDMECYCWSTVPAEMTPMINAGMVFSDRHYGGVNYPKGGVGQIAEKLVEGLLAHGSQIRYQSRVNQILMQQGKAVGVKLVDGKIFYGRRIVSNATRWDTFSKLISQEFLPVTEKKWQQNYEKSPSFLSLHMGIDRNLLPENTECHHILLENWQNMTNAEGTIFVSIPTLLDPELAPPGCHIIHAFTPDWIERWQGLSAQDYAAAKEAAAERIISRLEKIFPGLDAALDYLEIGTPRTHQRFLGRVDGTYGPIPRRKLPGLLKMPFNRTAIPGLYCVGDSTFPGQGLNAVAFSGFACAHRIAADLGID
- a CDS encoding pentapeptide repeat-containing protein, with translation MLDISQPSLRQTAINFLLAPPEERLLTLEKLGIARYHFLTKLQLQEGNINCVMRFLENPERVKFPMLKNADLSGLILDDSNFIRGNFTEANLQGCSLINADLIFANFTGADLRQANLTGATLNESIWHQTLVIDCCLGQGIGLTVWQRKDLQNRGARFITSSDDG